In Enterobacter pseudoroggenkampii, one genomic interval encodes:
- the thrL gene encoding thr operon leader peptide, with amino-acid sequence MKRISITTITTTIIITTGNDAG; translated from the coding sequence ATGAAACGCATCAGCATCACCACCATTACCACAACCATCATCATTACCACAGGTAACGATGCGGGCTGA
- a CDS encoding tRNA/rRNA methyltransferase — MHLSIVLVAPARAENIGAAARAMKTMGFTDLRIVDSTAHLEPAARWVAHGSGDILDNITTYATLADALHDISFTVATTARSRAKFHYYATPAELVPMLSEKSQWLEKSALVFGREDSGLTNEELELADVLTGAPMVADYPSLNLGQAVMVYCYQLASLIQIPQSPVTGTDENQLAALRARVENLLMQLGVADDQKMVDWLQQRLGRLEQRDTAMLHRLLHDIEKKLAE; from the coding sequence ATGCATCTGTCGATTGTACTGGTTGCCCCAGCCAGAGCAGAAAATATAGGCGCAGCGGCGCGTGCTATGAAGACCATGGGTTTTACCGATTTGCGTATCGTGGACAGCACGGCGCACCTGGAGCCAGCCGCCCGTTGGGTGGCGCACGGATCGGGAGATATTCTAGATAATATAACAACTTACGCTACGCTTGCCGACGCGCTGCATGATATTTCGTTTACCGTCGCAACCACGGCGCGCAGCCGGGCGAAGTTTCACTACTATGCCACGCCAGCGGAGCTGGTGCCGATGCTGAGCGAGAAAAGCCAGTGGCTGGAGAAATCGGCGCTGGTGTTTGGGCGTGAAGATTCTGGGCTGACCAATGAAGAACTGGAACTGGCGGATGTGCTGACAGGCGCGCCGATGGTTGCAGATTACCCTTCTCTCAATTTAGGCCAGGCGGTGATGGTCTATTGCTATCAATTAGCATCCTTAATACAAATTCCGCAGTCGCCTGTTACAGGTACCGATGAAAACCAGCTGGCTGCACTTCGCGCGCGCGTGGAAAACCTGCTCATGCAGCTGGGTGTGGCTGACGATCAAAAAATGGTCGACTGGTTACAGCAGCGTTTGGGCCGTCTTGAGCAACGCGACACGGCAATGCTGCACCGTTTGCTGCACGATATTGAAAAAAAATTGGCCGAATAA
- the yjjY gene encoding protein YjjY, which translates to MTKVRNCVLDALSINVNNIISLVLGTFPLDPTVSKTAVILTILTAT; encoded by the coding sequence GTGACTAAAGTACGTAATTGCGTTCTTGATGCACTTTCCATCAACGTCAACAACATCATTAGCTTGGTCTTGGGTACTTTCCCTTTGGACCCGACAGTGTCAAAAACGGCTGTCATCCTAACCATTTTAACAGCAACATAA
- the arcA gene encoding two-component system response regulator ArcA: MQTPHILIVEDELVTRNTLKSIFEAEGYDVFEATDGAEMHQILSENDINLVIMDINLPGKNGLLLARELREQANVALMFLTGRDNEVDKILGLEIGADDYITKPFNPRELTIRARNLLSRTMNLGTVSEERRSVDSYKFNGWELDINSRSLISPNGEQYKLPRSEFRAMLHFCENPGKIQSRAELLKKMTGRELKPHDRTVDVTIRRIRKHFESTPDTPEIIATIHGEGYRFCGDLQE; this comes from the coding sequence ATGCAGACCCCGCACATTCTTATCGTTGAAGACGAGTTGGTAACACGCAACACGTTAAAGAGCATTTTCGAAGCAGAAGGCTACGATGTCTTTGAAGCGACCGATGGCGCAGAGATGCATCAGATCCTTTCTGAAAATGATATCAACCTGGTGATCATGGATATTAACCTGCCGGGCAAAAACGGTCTTCTTCTGGCGCGCGAACTGCGCGAGCAGGCGAACGTCGCGTTAATGTTCCTGACGGGCCGTGATAACGAAGTTGATAAAATTCTTGGCCTGGAAATCGGTGCGGATGACTACATCACCAAGCCGTTCAATCCTCGCGAGTTAACCATTCGTGCACGCAACCTGCTGTCCCGCACCATGAACCTGGGTACGGTCAGCGAAGAGCGTCGTAGCGTAGATAGCTACAAATTCAACGGCTGGGAACTTGATATCAATAGCCGTTCACTGATTAGCCCGAACGGTGAGCAGTATAAACTGCCGCGCAGTGAATTCCGCGCGATGCTGCACTTCTGCGAAAACCCGGGCAAAATTCAGTCCCGTGCAGAGCTGCTGAAGAAAATGACCGGCCGTGAGCTGAAACCGCACGACCGTACCGTAGACGTGACCATCCGTCGTATTCGTAAGCACTTCGAATCTACGCCAGATACGCC